The Planctellipticum variicoloris DNA window GCTGGATCAGGAATCGCCGGCTCAAACGTCCGTCGTAACTGCCGTCGTATCGACTCCCTCGCCTGTCGCACCGGCGACTGCGCCGATGACTCCGTCACCCGGTCTTGGGCCGTTGCTGCTGGAAGTCGTCGCGGCGAAGACCGGCTACCCGGCTGAGATGTTGTCGCTGGAAATGAGCCTCGATCACGATCTGGGGATCGACTCGATCAAGCGCGTCGAAATTCTTTCCGCGCTGCAGGAACGCGTTCCGTCGCTGCCGGCCGTGCAGCCGGAACAACTTGGCTCGTTGCATACGCTGCAGGATGTGATCGTGCTGCTCGATCAGTCCGTTTCCGTTCAAAGTCAGGCTGTCATTGCACCGCCGCCCGCTCCGCTGGTCGCCGCTCCCTCCAGCCTGGGCCCGCTGCTGCTGGAAGTTGTCGCTGTAAAGACCGGGTATCCGGCGGAGATGTTGTCGCTGGAGATGAGCCTCGATCACGATCTGGGCATCGACTCCATCAAGCGCGTCGAAATCCTCTCCGCGCTGCAGGAACGCGTCCCCTCGCTGCCCGCGGTTCAACCGGAACAGCTTGGCTCGCTGCATACGCTGCAGGACGTGATCGCGCTGCTCGATCAGGGACAGTCTGCGCCCGCATCGACTTCCGCACCGACCCGGGGACGTCAGCCTGATCTGACGCGACTGCAGTCCATTCAGCGCTGCATCGTCCGTCCAGTCCGCGTCGCAGAACTTGGCGGCCGGGTGAAGTACGAGTTTCCCGCCGGCTGCGAAGTTCTGGTCACCGACGATGGAACCGAACTGTCGCTGCGATTGACCGAAGAACTCGCCGCCCGCGGAATGAAGCCCCGACTGATCGGCTGGGAGGCCGTTCTTGTGGACGGGGCCGCGTCGCCGGCCGGTCTGCTGCTGGTCGCTCCCCCGCAGGGGACCACTGAAGACAAGTTGTGGCACGCGATCCGGCTGGCGCAAGCGGTCGGCCCGAAACTGAGGGCGGCGGCCGCGACACGACCGGCATTCATCGCCGCCGTGACCCGGCTCGACGGCGTCCTGGGATTCGGCGAAGCGCCCCGGCTCCTCAACCCGCCCAGCGGCGGGCTGGCCGGGCTGATCAAGACTCTCCGGCATGAATGGCCCGAACTGACGACGAAGACCATTGACGTCTCCAGCGGCTTCGTACAGCTCCGGGACGCGGCCCGGCTGGTCGTCGAAGAACTGAGCTGGCGCGGTCCCTACGAAGTCGGCGTCACGCCGACTGACGTCTGGACCCTTGCCGTCGAAGAAGCTCCGCTGGTCGAAGCTGGACCGAATCTCCTGCAACCGGGCGATCTGGTCGTCGTCACCGGCGGAGCGCGCGGAGTCACGGCAGCGGCAGCCATAGCCGTCGCAGAAACTGCTCGGCCATTTCTGGTCGTGCTGGGCCGCAGCGCCGAACCTCAGGCGGAGCCCGACTGGCTCGCGCCGCTGCTGACTGAAGCCGAGATCAAGCAGCACCTGTTTCGTCAGGCTGTCCCCGGAACCTCTCCACGCGACATTCAGCAGCAGTACCAGCGACTGATGGCCGAGCGGGAAGTCCGGCAGAATCTGGCCGCTCTCCGCGAGCAGGCGACCGGCGTCGAATACCACGCCATCGACGTGCGGGACGCCGTCGCGGTCCGCGGACTCCTGCAGCAGATTCAGCGGACTCGAGGCCCGATTCGCGGCGTCATTCACGGTGCGGGCGTTCTGGCCGATCAGCGGATCGAGCAGAAGACCCGCGAGCAGTTCGCCGACGTCTTCCAGACGAAGGTCCAGGGACTCTTCAGCGTGCTGGGGGCTGTCGACGCCCGGGAGCTGAAAGCCCTGGTGCTGTTCTCGTCCTTCACGGGACGTTACGGACGGACCGGCCAGGTCGACTATGCGATGGCCAACGAGGTCCTCAATAAGTTCGGCCAGCAGTTTCGCCGGGAACACCCGCACTGCCGCGTGGCGGCGTTCAACTGGGGACCGTGGGATGGCGGCATGGTCACGCCCGGCCTGAAGCAGCTCTTCGCGAGCGAAGGCGTCGGGCTGATCCCCCGGAGTGCCGGAGCCGAACTGGTGGCGGCCGAACTGGCGACGCCTGCCGACGGTCCGGCGGAAGTGGTGGTCCTCGGCCGGTCCGGCGAAACGGGTTCCCGCGGGCCGGTCCTGCTGGGAGTGGCCGGCTGGCAGGAGGGACGGCCGATGACGGCGACACCTCTGCCTCACGGGACTCCATCCCCTAAGATAGAGTCGAAGCCTGCGGCAAAGATTGTCGTTCCGGTGATCGCGCCGGCACCGGCTGCCGGGTATCAGACCGCGTTCGAACGAGAGATCGATCTCCATCGGCTTCCCTGCCTGTCGTCGCACGTACTGGGAGGGAAAGCGGTCGTGCCGATGGTGCTGGTTCTGGAGTGGCTGGGGCACGGCGCGCTGCACCGCAATCCCGGGCTCGAATTCGTCGGCGTTCACGAGCTGCGGATCTTCAAGGGGCTCAAGCTGGCCTTCGGCGAGAAGGTCCAGATCCGAGTGCAGACCGGTCGCTCTGTCCGCGACGGCGAACTGTTCCGCGTGCCGGTCCAACTGGTAAGTCTCGTCGGGGATCGGTCGGTTCTGCATGCGGCCGCAACCGTCCTGCTGGCGGTCAAGCTGCCAGCCGGCGAAACACCGCGGCTGCAGCCAGTCGCCGGACCGCGGACTGACGCAGTCGGGCTCTATGGCACGCAGCTCTTCCACGGTTTGGCGTTCCAGGGGCTGACGAGCGTCGATGGCTGCAGCCCGGAGGGTATCGCTGTGCGCAGCCGGACGGCTCCACAGCCCGATCAGTGGATCCGACAGCCGCAACGAGGCGCATGGCTCGCCGATCCGCTGGTGCTGGATGCGGCGCTGCAGGCGCTGATCGTCTGGAGCTGGCAGACGACGGGGAATCCCTGTCTGCCGAGCGGCTGTGCTGAGTATCGGCAGTTCCGCCGCGGCTTTGCGCCGGGCGAATACCGCGTCGTCTGCCAGATCACGCAGCGGAGCGATCACCTGGTGCGGGCCGACGTGGAGTTCCTCGCCGCGGACGGATCGCTCGTCGCCCGCTTCCAGGGCGTGGAAAGCGTGATCGACGCCCTGCTCAAAGACTCGTTCTCCCGGAATTCGCTGGAAGCCCCGGTTACCTGAGATCGTAAACGGTAGTTCGCACGCAGAGGCGCGGAACGGAGCGCAGAGCTGGCAAGCCCTGGGCGTCTCGACCGGGGCCGGGGACGAATGAGTCCACGGCCTCCGGCCTTTTCGCTTTCAGCCTTCTGTTTTCCGCTGGACTGTTACTCTTTCAGCAGAAATGCCGCTTCGACTTCGACGGCGATATTGCTGGGCAGCGAGCCCATGCCGACAGCGCTGCGAGCGCCGCGACCGGTGTCGTCGCCGAAGACTTCCACCATCAGGTTGCTGAAGCCATTGATCACCTGGGGGTGATTGGTGAAGTCGGGGGCGGCGTTGACCATGCCCAGAACTTTCACGACCCGTTCAATCCGGTCAAGGCTCCCCAGCTCCTTGCGCAGCGTGGCCAGCATGGTCAGGCCGACGGCGCGGGCCGCTTCGTAGGCCTCGGCCTCCGTCAGCGTGACTCCGACCTTGCCGGTAATCATCGATCCATCCGGCCGCAGCGGACCGTGCCCGGAGACCCAGGCCATGCGGTCGACGATCACCACCGGCATGTAAACGCCGCCCGGCTTCGGAGCGGGCGGCAGAGTCAGGTTCAGTTCAGCGACGCGGGCTTCTGCACTCATCGGAAACTCTTTCCCTCGAAGATTGTCGAATGTCGAAGGCGGAGTGCCAGAGAGGACTGATCCGCCAGTGGTTGATCCAGATACCGGGCTTCCAGAAATACGCGAACAATCCGTTCGCCTGCAAGCAGGAATCATCATTTTCGCAGGCGTTGCGGATCAGTAATCCAGGCTCGAACCGCCCTCGGCCTCGATCGCCTGGCCGGTGAGGAAACTTGAATCGTCCGTCGCCAGAAACAGGGCGATCGTACCGATTTCCTCGGGTGTTCCCATCCGGCCAAACACCTGGAGCCGGGCCACTCGTTCGAGAGCCGATTCTGGATCGTCGAGCGTCGCCGCCCATTCCCGCATGAGGGGGGTGTCGATGTTGCTGGGCAGGATCGCGTTGACGCGAATTCCTTCTCGCCCCAGTTCGACCGCCAGCGCCTTCGTCAGGCCGACCTGTGCCGCCTTGGTCGAAGCGTAGGCGCTCGACTGATCCTGGCCGAGCACCGCGGTCATCGACGAAATGTTGATGATCGTTCCGCGAGTCTTCCGCAGGTGCGGCAGCGCGTACTTGGCGCCGCAAAATGTGCTGAGAAAATTGACCCGCAACAGGTCTTCGACCATTTCCACGCTCGTATCATCGATGCTCGTGGCGGGAGGATGGACGCCTGCGTTGTTGATCAGGCAGTCGATCCGATCGAACTCGCCGGCAATCTGGTCGATCGCCTGCCGCAGTTCTGCGTGCCGGCTGACATCGCAGCCGACGGCGATCGCCGCGCCCGGACCGACCTGAGTCAGCCGGTCGGCCGTCTGGCGGGCCGCGTCGAGGTTGCGATCGAGGATGCCGACCTTCGCCCCTTCCCTGCAGAAGACCGCGGCGCAGCCCGCGCCGATCCCTTTGGCGCCTCCGGTGACAATGACGACCCGGTCCTGAAATCGCATGTCGGACATCTCTCTGCTCGGTATGGTGTGCGGATTGAAGGAGGCAATTGCGTCGACGCGATTGTAGCGGTCGTGCGGGCGTTCGCGGAGTCGGCCGCGATCGTGAACGCGGTTGAACGGAGGCGCGCAGGGCGAGAATGCCACGGAAGGGGAGCGGAGGGGATAGAGCGTTTGACTGTTGCCGGATTGCAACCTAAGTTTCCTTCAGGCCGTTGACTGGGCGAGGTAAAGACGCTTCTGAAGCCTTGCAAAGTCTCTGAAAAAAGCACCCCCTATGCCGCCTCGTGATCCATCGAACGCCACTGACGATTTCATGGCGATGCTTGATCGCCGCAGCCGACTTGCGGTTCAGCCGGCGCGCGCGCCGCGAACTGTTCTGGACGATCTGGAACTCGACTTCTCCGACCTCGAAGGGGTCGCCGAAGTCGCCGCACACGCCGGCGGATCCCTCGATGAACAGCCTGCTGAAGACGGAGACGATTCTTCGGATTCCGGCGCGGCTCCGTTGCCCGATGCGGCAAAATCCAACACACGCCTGACGCACCTGTTCGATCGAGTTCAAACTTTGCTCGGCGGTCGCGCCGCGGTGGAAGGCGATCGGTTCGCCCCGCGGTCTCCGGAGACTCTGGAAGAGTCGGGGCTGTCGGGCGACGACCTCGAACGGCTGGTGATGAAATACCTGCTGGTCCGGGGAAGCGCCACCGGCCGCCAGATCGCCGGCCAGGTCAAACTTTCGCTCGGCATCCTGGACCCGATGCTCAAGCAGCTCAAACGGGATCAGCTCGTCGCGCTGGTCGGTTCGGCGGAGATGGGCGACTACACGTACGCCATTTCCGACCTGGGGCGCGAGAGAGCCCGCAGGTATACCGACGAATGCAGCTACTTCGGCGCTGCGCCGGTCGTCCTCAGCGACTATTTGCATGCGATGGAAGTGCAGAGCATCGCCAAGCAGACGGTGACCGAAGACGACCTGCGGCATGCCTTCGCCGACTTGTGCATCGACGACCATATGCTCAACCGCCTGGGGCCGGCGATCAACTCCGGCCGCGGCATGTTTCTGTTCGGACCGCCGGGCAACGGCAAGACCAGCATCGCCGAACGGGTCACCCAGTGCTTCGGTTCGACGATCTGGATTCCCCGGACGCTGTCCGTGGACGGCGACATCATCCGGCTGTTCGACCCGGGCGTTCACGAAGAGGTTCCCCTGGAGAAGGGAGATGGTCTGTTCGACCTGAGCGGCGTCGACGGTCGCTGGGTGCAGATCGTCCGCCCGACTGTGGTCGCAGGCGGTGAATTGACCATGAACGAGCTGGAAGTGACGCAGAATCTGCAGACGCGGATCTGCGAAGCTCCGCTGCAGCTCAAGAGCAACTGCGGCACGCTGGTGATCGACGACTTCGGCCGGCAGCGGATGCCGGTTGACGAGCTCCTCAACCGGTGGATCGTGCCCCTTGAGAAACGCTATGACTTCCTGAATCTGCCAAGCGGCAAGAAGATTCAGGTCCCGTTCGATCAGCTCATCATCTTTTCGACGAACCTGCAGCCGAAAGATCTGGTTGACGGCGCCTTCCTGCGGCGAATTCCCTACAAGATCGAGATTCCCGATCCGACGGAGCGGGAGTTCCGCGAGATCTTCCGCCGGGTCTCCCCGAAGCTCGGATTTCAGTACGACGACATGGCCGTGGATTATCTCGTCGACCGCCACTATCGCGAGGCGGAGCGTCCCTTCCGCTCGTGCCAGCCCCGCGACTTGCTGCTGCAGGTGCGGAACTACTGCGCCTACCGCATCCAGCCGCGAAAGATGACGCCCGAGGCGTTCGACTTCGCCGTCGAGAACTACTTCTCGGTGATGGAAGACGTCAACGAAGTGCCGACGGCGAATACGGTTCCCGTCGGGGGCTCGTGGGAATTCCACGGGTAGAGGCCGCGGTGCGGATCAGCAAGTCGCCCGGCAGCCTCCAACCGGAATCGGTCTGCACAGCGGACCCTGCGAAAAATGACCCGTTGCGGCGCTCAGTACGCTTTGCGCTGCCGTGACGACGGGATGTTGAGCGCCTTGCGGTACTTCGTCACCGTCCGGCGGGCAAGCTGGTAACCTTCTTTGGCGAGCTCCTCGACGAGCGCGTCGTCGCTGAGCGGGTCGTTCTTGTCCTCGTTGCCGACGATCTCCTTGAGCTTCAGTCGGATGATGTCCCAGGCGACTTCTTCGCCTTCCGAGTTCACCGTGCCGCCGCCGAAGAATCGCTTCAGCGGAAACAGCCCGCGGGGCGTCTGGATCCACTTGTCGTCGACGGCCCGCGAGACTGTCGTGACGTGGACACCGACGACGTCGGCGATCTGCTGCATCTTGAGGGGGACGATCGCCTCGGGGCCGTTCTCCAGAAAGTCCGTCTGGTGATCGACGATGGCCTGTGCAACCCGTTTGAGCGTGTTGTGCCGCTGTTCGATCGACTCGATGAGCCACTTGGCGGAGTCGATCTTCCGCTTGATGTACTCCCGCGTCTGAGCGTCTGCGCCGTCGCGGATGAGCTGCTGATACTTTTTGCTGATCCGGAGGCGGGGCGTGTACTCGTCCTCCAGCCGGACCACGTAATGACCATGATCGTCCTGCTCGACGAACAGGTCGGGGGTGACGTTCTGGACCGGGCGGACTTCAAAGCCCGCGCCGGGATACGGATTGAGATTCAGCAGCTCCTGATGCGCCGCCTTGATCTCCTCGATCGAGTAGCCGGTCTTCTTCTCGATCAGCGGGAGCCGGTTCTGCGCCAGGTCTTCCAGGTGCGACGTGATCAGCGTCACCAGGCAGTCGCGGTGCGGCGTTTCGGGGGTGATCTGCAGCAGCAGGCACTCCCGCACGTCGCGCGCCCCGACTCCGGGCGGGTCGAGCTTCTGCACGTTGGCCAGAGCCTGTTGAGCATCGCGAAGGCTGATCGTGCGGCCGTAGACCTGCATCAGCTCGGGGAGGGCATTCTGCAGGCGGCCGTTGTGGTCGAGATTCTGAATGATGAACTCGCCGAACTCGCGGACTTCCACGGGGACGCTGAAGTAGCCGTACTGTTCGAGCAGGTAGTCGTGAAGCGACTGGGAGGGCTGAGTGATGTTGGCAATCACGTCGTGCTGGCGGTCGGAGCTCTCGTCGATCCGATTCGACGACGGCTTGCTGCCCGACGTGTAGTTGTCTTCCGGCCAGTCGGAAGACATCTCCATCAGGCGTTCGAAGTCGGCGGCGTTTTCGTGATCGGCATCGACGACCAGTTCGCGTTCCGCAATCGGCTTCTCGTCGGCCTCTTCGCGGGCGGCCTGCAGTTCCTCCTCGACCCCCGGAGCCTCCGAATCGCCGAGCGGATTCTCCAGGCAGACGTTCTCCGCCAGCTCCTGTTCGATGCGTTCCTGCAGCGCCATGATCGGCAACTGCAGAATCTCCATCGACTGGATCATCCGCGGCGCCAGCTTCATCTGCTGGCTCATCTTCATTTGCTGAGAGAAATTGAGCTGCATCGTTCGGTGTCACTCTCTCGTCAGCAATTGGCGGTCAGCGACAGTCGCCGACCGGCTCAAGAAACGCCAAAACACTCGTGGGCTAGAAGGCCTGACGGCCGCGGAGGGCGTCCGCCAGCATTTCGCGATTCGCAAATTCGAGGATGCTCCCCGAGGCGATGCCACGGGCCAGCCGGGTGATCTTGACCGGGCTGTCGGCCAGCAGGTTGGAGATATAGAGCGAGGTGCCGTCCCCTTCGAGGGTCGGGTTGGTCGCCATCACGATTTCGCGGATCTCGGCCGTCCGAATCCGATGCAGCAGAGCGTCGATCGTCAGGTCGTCGGGACCAACGCCGCTCAGCGGGGAAATCCGGCCCCCGAGGACGTGGTAGACGCCGTGAAAAATCCCGGCGGCTTCGAGCGCCAGCAGGTCGCGGGGTTGCTCGACCACGCAGACGACATGCTGATCGCGACGGGGATCGCGACAGATGTCGCAGATTTCGCCCTCGGTCCGGTTGAAGCAGATCTTGCAGGGATGTACCGATTGTTTGACCCGGCGGATCGAATCGGCCAGCGCCTGGGCGGCCGACGCGGGCAAATCCAGCACGTGGTTGGCCAGACGCTCCGCCGACTTCCGCCCGATTCCGGGCAGCGAAGCGAACTGCTCAATCAGATTTCCCACCGCTTCACCGTAGGGGTGCCGAGCGGTTTCATTCACACGGGCCATGCTGTCGTTCCTGGAGTTCCATTCCTGCGGAGCCGGCTATCGGGGAGCTCCGCCCAAGCCCAGGCCTGCGAGCATTTCCGAGATTCCCGGCAGTTTCAGCCCGCCAGTCGCCTGCTGCATCTCCTCGGCCGCAGCGGCTCGCGCCTGGCCGATTGCGTCATTCGCCGCCGCGACGACGAGCTGCTCGACCGTCCGCGGATTGCCGGCTGCGAGTAGCGCGGGATCGATCCGGCAGTTCAGCACTTCGTTCTGGCCATTGACCTCGATCTCGACCTGCCCGCCGGGCGCACGACCCGTGCAGCGTCGGCCGGCCAGACGTTCCTGGACCCCCTTCATGTGGGCCGACATCGACTGGGCCTGCTGGAGCAGGGCGGTCAGGTTTCCCAGTTGCTTGAACATGACTGTCTATTCCTCGGGCAGGTCTCCGCCAGCCGGGGCCTCGACCACCTCGGCCAGAACCTCCTGCCGGAGCCAGCGCTCGATCCCGAAGGTTTTCGCAACTTCCTGGACCAGCGGGTCTTCGGGTGACTCCACCACTTTGCGTCGACTGTTCGTCGGCTGAGCGGGCTGAGGTTTGGCTTCTGGAGCTTCGGTGACCACGGTACGGAACTGAATCCGTACGTCCTGGCCAGTCAGCTCTTTGACCAAACTCTCTAGCCGGGCTTGGACTTCCGGCCGCTCGCACGCCTTCCGTCCGATATCATAGCTCGCAGAAAATGAGAAATCCAGTCGATTTGGTCCGGAAATTGCAGTTGACACGACTTTCGCCAGGTGAGTCCCAGTCATGTCGGTCAAGCGGGACAACATGAGGCGGTGCAGTTCCGCCTCAAGTCCCGGCTGAAATGCGATCACCGGGGGGGGCGCCGCAGCCTCGATTGGAGCCGGATCTCGACTCCCAGTCACCGGCGAATCCGCACCTGAAGCCACCTCCGCCGGAGGGGGCGTCAGTCGCTCATTTTTTTTTTGCGCTGGCAGGCTTGGGGCCGGAACAGGGCTCGTCGAGGCCGCCAGCCGAGGTGGCGGAGCACTCGTCGGACGGGCGGTTCCGCTGGCGACAACGGCATTGCCCGCCTTGAGTTGCGACAGAAGGTCGTCGAGTCGCTCCATATCGGCCAGCAGCGACAGCCGGACGAGAGCCAGCTCGGCGAGCGCCCGACCGTATGTCACCCGCTGCATCCGGCCCTTGGTATCGGCGAAGATCTGCAACGCCGCTACCACGTTCTCCAGACCCCAGCGCCGGGACTGTTCCTGGAGCTTCGGCAGGCAATCCCGCCCCACGCTCAAAAGCTGAACGCCCTCGGCTCCACAGGCAGCGACCATCAGATCCCGGAAATAATTCAACAACTGGTCGGTGAAAGCCTCCAGTTGCACCCCATCATTCAACGCGACTTGAAATTGTGACAAGGCCGCATCGCGCCGCCGGTCGATCATCGCCTCGATCAGATCAATCAACCGCTGGTCGGGCGCCGTCCCCAGCAGGCGATGGACGTCGGCTGCAGTGATGTGCTGCGCGCCGAAGGCCAGGAGCTGGTCGAACAGGGACTGGCTGTCACGCATTGAACCGGCCGCCCGCCGGGCAACCAGCTCCAGGGCCTCCTGGTCGACCGTGAAGCCTTCTGCCTCAGCGAGCTGCGACAGGCGAATTTCAATGTTGTCGGTAGAAATCGTTCCGAAATCGAACCGCTGGCAGCGGGACAGAATCGTGTCGGGGACTTTATTCGGCTCGGTCGTGCAGAAGACGAATTTGACGAGCGGCGGCGGTTCTTCCAGCGTCTTCAGGAGGGCGTTGAACGCCTCCTTCGTCAGCATGTGAACTTCGTCGATAATGTAGACTTTGTACTTCGACCGCATCGAGCGGACGTTGACGTTCGCCCGCAGCGAGCGGATGTCGTCGATGCCGCGATTCGAGGCGCCGTCGATCTCGGACACGTCAACGTCGTTGCCCGCGGAAATGCCCCGGCAGATCTCGCACTCGTTGCAGGGGACGCCGTCTTTGGTGTTTGGACAGTTCAGGGCCTTTGCGAATATCCGGGCCATCGACGTCTTGCCGACGCCCCGCGCCCCGGTGAAGAGATAGGCGTGGGCGACTCGGTTTTCGAGGATGGCGTTGCGCAGCGTCTGAGCGATGCGCTCCTGGCCGACGACTTCCGAAAACGTCTGCGGGCGGAAGCGTCGAGCGAGTGCGGTGTATTGCGTATCCATGCCGGCAAAGTCCCGGGAAAAGCCGCCCCGGCGGATGGCCGAACAGGCAGACTGCGGAGAGCTTGCCGGGGCCGTCGCATGGTACCATTTCGCCCGCGCCGCGGCAGGGGACTCAGCCCGATTGGCGGTCCGTGCGGCTCGATTGCAAAAAAGGAACGGGGAGCCGCAAAGCTGCCTCCGTCCGCACCTGAGAACCAACTGCTTAGGGCTGCTTCAGTTACGACCTGACCCGGTTCACACGGCCTCACCGCGAAAAGAGGCAGCTTTCCGACTCCCCGCCTGCCGACGCAATGCGAAGGCCCGAAAGGCCACAGTCCCAGTATTTGTTTCCGCCGCCGGAAGTCAAGTTCGCACAGGGAATTCGGTCGACTTTGGCGGCGGCCTGGACGGAACGCGAGCAGGTCGGTTTGGACCGGTCAGGGTTCCGGTCGGACGGGATTTCGGTAAGATTCAGGCTCAGGCTGCCTTCGGGCATCGGGCTGCCGGTCCGGCAGTCATTAAGTCGACTTCGTTTTTTGTCCGTTTCAGCGAGGGTTTCCGCCGGATGGCCGTGTTGATGCAGATCAGGAACGCCCATAAGAATTATGGGTCGCAGGTGTTGCTGGACGGAGCGGAAGCTGCGCTGACGGAAGACGTCAAGGTGGGGTTTGTCGGCCGGAACGGAGCCGGGAAAAGTACCCTGCTGCGGATTCTGCTCGGCGAAGAGGAGCTGGATCAGGGCGAAGTCACGCGCTCGAACAACCTGCGGCTGGGGTATCTGCGGCAGCACGATCCCTTCAAACCTGGCGAAACCGCCCTCGAGTTTCTGATGCGCGACAGCGGCCAGCCTGACTGGAAGTGCGGTGAAGTCGCCGGTCAGTTCGAATTGAAGGGGGCCTATCTCGACGGGCCGATCGCCAAGCTCTCCGGCGGCTGGCAGACCCGCGTCAAGCTGGCGGCCCTGCTGCTGCACGAGCCCAACCTGCTCCTGCTGGACGAACCGACCAACTTCCTCGATCTGCGGACACAGATTCTGCTGGAGCACTTTCTGCGGAACTATCGCGAGGCCTGCCTGATTGTTTCGCACGACCGGTCCTTCCTGCAGGAAACGTGCACGCACACGCTCGACCTGACCCGCGGCAAGCTCACGATGTTTCCTGGAAAGATCGAAGCCTATCTCGAATATCAGCGGGACCAGAAGGAACATAAAGAACGGTCCAACGCCGCAGTCCTTGCCAAACGCAAACACCTCGAAGAATTCATCGCCAAGAACAAAGCCCGCGCCAGCACGGCGACGCAGGCCCGTTCCAAGAGCAAGCAGCTCGAACGTCTGGAAACGATCGAGATCGAAGCCGATGAGCCGACGGCGTGTATCCGTGCGCCGCAGGTC harbors:
- the rpoN gene encoding RNA polymerase factor sigma-54 yields the protein MQLNFSQQMKMSQQMKLAPRMIQSMEILQLPIMALQERIEQELAENVCLENPLGDSEAPGVEEELQAAREEADEKPIAERELVVDADHENAADFERLMEMSSDWPEDNYTSGSKPSSNRIDESSDRQHDVIANITQPSQSLHDYLLEQYGYFSVPVEVREFGEFIIQNLDHNGRLQNALPELMQVYGRTISLRDAQQALANVQKLDPPGVGARDVRECLLLQITPETPHRDCLVTLITSHLEDLAQNRLPLIEKKTGYSIEEIKAAHQELLNLNPYPGAGFEVRPVQNVTPDLFVEQDDHGHYVVRLEDEYTPRLRISKKYQQLIRDGADAQTREYIKRKIDSAKWLIESIEQRHNTLKRVAQAIVDHQTDFLENGPEAIVPLKMQQIADVVGVHVTTVSRAVDDKWIQTPRGLFPLKRFFGGGTVNSEGEEVAWDIIRLKLKEIVGNEDKNDPLSDDALVEELAKEGYQLARRTVTKYRKALNIPSSRQRKAY
- the dnaX gene encoding DNA polymerase III subunit gamma/tau, with protein sequence MDTQYTALARRFRPQTFSEVVGQERIAQTLRNAILENRVAHAYLFTGARGVGKTSMARIFAKALNCPNTKDGVPCNECEICRGISAGNDVDVSEIDGASNRGIDDIRSLRANVNVRSMRSKYKVYIIDEVHMLTKEAFNALLKTLEEPPPLVKFVFCTTEPNKVPDTILSRCQRFDFGTISTDNIEIRLSQLAEAEGFTVDQEALELVARRAAGSMRDSQSLFDQLLAFGAQHITAADVHRLLGTAPDQRLIDLIEAMIDRRRDAALSQFQVALNDGVQLEAFTDQLLNYFRDLMVAACGAEGVQLLSVGRDCLPKLQEQSRRWGLENVVAALQIFADTKGRMQRVTYGRALAELALVRLSLLADMERLDDLLSQLKAGNAVVASGTARPTSAPPPRLAASTSPVPAPSLPAQKKNERLTPPPAEVASGADSPVTGSRDPAPIEAAAPPPVIAFQPGLEAELHRLMLSRLTDMTGTHLAKVVSTAISGPNRLDFSFSASYDIGRKACERPEVQARLESLVKELTGQDVRIQFRTVVTEAPEAKPQPAQPTNSRRKVVESPEDPLVQEVAKTFGIERWLRQEVLAEVVEAPAGGDLPEE
- a CDS encoding SDR family NAD(P)-dependent oxidoreductase, whose amino-acid sequence is MSDMRFQDRVVIVTGGAKGIGAGCAAVFCREGAKVGILDRNLDAARQTADRLTQVGPGAAIAVGCDVSRHAELRQAIDQIAGEFDRIDCLINNAGVHPPATSIDDTSVEMVEDLLRVNFLSTFCGAKYALPHLRKTRGTIINISSMTAVLGQDQSSAYASTKAAQVGLTKALAVELGREGIRVNAILPSNIDTPLMREWAATLDDPESALERVARLQVFGRMGTPEEIGTIALFLATDDSSFLTGQAIEAEGGSSLDY
- the recR gene encoding recombination mediator RecR codes for the protein MARVNETARHPYGEAVGNLIEQFASLPGIGRKSAERLANHVLDLPASAAQALADSIRRVKQSVHPCKICFNRTEGEICDICRDPRRDQHVVCVVEQPRDLLALEAAGIFHGVYHVLGGRISPLSGVGPDDLTIDALLHRIRTAEIREIVMATNPTLEGDGTSLYISNLLADSPVKITRLARGIASGSILEFANREMLADALRGRQAF
- a CDS encoding AAA family ATPase, with translation MPPRDPSNATDDFMAMLDRRSRLAVQPARAPRTVLDDLELDFSDLEGVAEVAAHAGGSLDEQPAEDGDDSSDSGAAPLPDAAKSNTRLTHLFDRVQTLLGGRAAVEGDRFAPRSPETLEESGLSGDDLERLVMKYLLVRGSATGRQIAGQVKLSLGILDPMLKQLKRDQLVALVGSAEMGDYTYAISDLGRERARRYTDECSYFGAAPVVLSDYLHAMEVQSIAKQTVTEDDLRHAFADLCIDDHMLNRLGPAINSGRGMFLFGPPGNGKTSIAERVTQCFGSTIWIPRTLSVDGDIIRLFDPGVHEEVPLEKGDGLFDLSGVDGRWVQIVRPTVVAGGELTMNELEVTQNLQTRICEAPLQLKSNCGTLVIDDFGRQRMPVDELLNRWIVPLEKRYDFLNLPSGKKIQVPFDQLIIFSTNLQPKDLVDGAFLRRIPYKIEIPDPTEREFREIFRRVSPKLGFQYDDMAVDYLVDRHYREAERPFRSCQPRDLLLQVRNYCAYRIQPRKMTPEAFDFAVENYFSVMEDVNEVPTANTVPVGGSWEFHG
- a CDS encoding RidA family protein; the protein is MSAEARVAELNLTLPPAPKPGGVYMPVVIVDRMAWVSGHGPLRPDGSMITGKVGVTLTEAEAYEAARAVGLTMLATLRKELGSLDRIERVVKVLGMVNAAPDFTNHPQVINGFSNLMVEVFGDDTGRGARSAVGMGSLPSNIAVEVEAAFLLKE
- a CDS encoding YbaB/EbfC family nucleoid-associated protein; the protein is MFKQLGNLTALLQQAQSMSAHMKGVQERLAGRRCTGRAPGGQVEIEVNGQNEVLNCRIDPALLAAGNPRTVEQLVVAAANDAIGQARAAAAEEMQQATGGLKLPGISEMLAGLGLGGAPR